In the Elizabethkingia bruuniana genome, GATACAGTATTAAGAGTGGTTTTTACCAAATCAGTTCTGTCCAGAAATGGATGTATTCTTACGCCTGGCGGAAGAGTTTCGTTATTCAACTCATCAACAGCCTGATGAACGCCTTCCAGTACCTGAGATGGATTTTGACCTCTTAATAAAAGTACAATACCTTCTACACTTTCAGAATAGTTGCGTTTTTTGTCGCTATAGCCAAGTATACCTTTTCTTTCAAGGTTACCATATTTTAATGTACCTACATCGTTCAGGAAAACGGGAACACCATTTTCTGTTTTCACAACAATTTTTCCAAGGTCATTCAGGTCTTTTACCAAACCAATACCCCGGATGACATAGGAAAGGTCACCACGCGGAAGCATACTTCCACCAGCACTTATGTTGTTTTTGGAAATCGTTTCGGTTACTTCGGAAAGAGACAATCCGTATTGTTCCAGTTTATGCGGGTCCAACTCTATCTGAAACTGAGTTGTAATTCCGCCAAAGTTAGTTACGTCTGCAATTCCGGAAACCTGTTTAATCCGCGGAATAATAACAAAGTTTTGTAAGTCGGTAAGCTCACGCAGGCTGTGGTTATCACTTTCGATAATATAGCGGTAGACTTCCCCGATAGGAGAGGTGAGCGGGTCTAATCCGGGTTGTGCTCCGTAAGGGAGGTTGACTTCGGATAGTCGTTCCTGGATTCGTTGTCTTGCCCAGTAATCGTCGACACCATCTTCAAAAACCATTGTGATAATGGATAATCCGAAAGTACTCTTACTACGCATAACGTGCATTCCCGGAAGTCCGTTCAGAGATCTTTCTAAAGGGATGGTGATTTGTTGTTCTACTTCTTCAGCTGCCAGCCCCGGAACCTGTGTTACAACCTGTGAAGTAACATCAGCAATATCGGGATAGGCTTCTACAGATAGTTTGGTCCAGGAATAATATCCAAAGAACCCCAGTAAAAGGAAGAGCGCCAGCATCAGCCATCTCTTCTGTATAGAGAGTGTAAGTAATTGTTTCATGTTTTTAATTTTTGAACCTGATCCTGCAGGATCTGAATTTGACTATTCACCATTTACATATTCACAAATAAATTGTGAAAGTTGAAAATAGTCTCATGATAAAGATGTTATAGATTATTTTGCATCCAGCATATAGATTCCGCCCTCAGTCATGATAACATCACCCTGCTTTAGACCGGAAGTAATTCTTACCATTTTCTGATCTGTTTCTCCTGCGATAACTGAACGTTTTGCAAACTGATTTTTACCGGTTTTTATCCATACATACTGGGAACTGTCTTTCTGCATTAATGCTGTAACCGGAATCATTATAGAATTCACAGGTGTGGTAGAAAAATTAACTGTAGCATACATTCCTGGTTTTAATTTTCTGTCTGGATTGTCGCATTCAATCAATACTTTTACACTTCGGGTAGCCTCGTCTACAATTTCGTTAATATGGTATACTTTTCCGGTAATGTTTCTGTCCGGATAGGCACCTACTTTTACAGAAACATGGTCTCCGGTGTTTACAAAGCGGATATCCTTTTCTTTTACTTCTCCGGTAATCCATACTTTGGATAATTCGGCAATAATAACGACAGGATCTGCATCTCCCTTCAGAAACTGACCATTAACGATCTGATTAGAAATAATCTCACCATTGATAGGAGATCTTACAATAAGGGGACTGCCCAGACCTCCACCTTTGCTGTTGTATACCTTTAGTGCAGAAGATGCATTGGAGAGAGAGGTCTTTTTGTTTTTGAAGTCTGTTTCAGCTTCATCAAGTTCCTTTTGGATTCCCACACCGTGTTTTACAAGGTCCTGCTGTCTCCGGTAGTTTTTCTCCGCAAGCTGTACATCATTTACAGCATCAGTATAATCTTTCTGAACCGAAAAATAATCAGATGAGAGAATTTCGAAGATAGGGCTGCCCGCAGAAACATTTTGCCCGAGGCGGACAAAAGACTTTGTTATCCTTCCCGAAAAAGGACTCGCAATTTCTGCATAATGATTGGGAATAGCCTGAATTGTACCGGCAGAAACGACACCGTCACTATGTTCCTGCTCGGAAACTGTTTCGGTTTTAATCTTTCTGAAGACAGGATTGCTTTCTGGAACGATAACATTATCGCCTTTAACGATGAGATCCTGATCCTGAGGAGTATCACTTTTAGAGTCTTTGCAAGAGATTATGAACGCTAAAAGTGCCAATGTTAGTACTGTTCTTCTCATATTTAGTAGTTATTTGTAACAATAGATTAAATTTTTAAATTATCTAGCCTCAAATACCATCTTCAGAGTAACCAAGATAGTGTTTTTTTCGCTGTTGCAAAGGTATTTTCATCACTTAGAATACCCCGTTAGAAAATCTTTAGAATACTATTAGAAAACTATTAGAAAAAGTCTGTATTTCGGGTTGAAATAAATGGTTTTACATATCGAAGTTTATTCTCCGATAGAACAAAAAAACAATCCCTTGTAGTAAAGACTACAGGGGAATGTTCTAATATGGAAAGTAAATAAATAATTTTAGTTGATTAATCGTAAAAGGATGGTCAGATTTTAATATTCTGTAAAACCACATAGACACATAGAGTGAAGCATATAAAATGAAGTTTGATATAGGAAAGTAAACTTTCACACATCCGCTACGTGTACTGTGTTAGTATCGAAGATACCTCTATCTGGATTTCAAAAGTTATGTATCTATGTGGTTGAAAATTCTTTTTTTCATTCATGGAATATTTGATTTGTGACTATAACCATTGTTGGAACTTTTTAATAAACCATTGTTTTACCAGCTGAGTCAGGATACAGTATCCGGTAAGAATTCCCAGAAGATAGGGGAAATAGGAAAGTGGTAATGGCTGCATTTTCAGGTATCCTGCTATCGGAGTAAACGGAATGGAGATCCCGATAAGCATGATCAGGCTGGTAAGAGCAACTACCGGAGCTGCTGCCCAACTCTGAATAAAAGGTATTTTCTTAGTTCTGATAATATGTACAATCAGTGTCTGTGACAACAGACCTTCTACAAACCATCCGGTCTGAAAAAGACTTTGGTGTTCCGGGGTATTGGCTTTGAAGATAAAGAACATTACCGCAAAGGTTATATAATCGAAGATGGAGCTTAAAGGACCTATATACAGCATGAATTTCTTAATACTGCCGGCATCCCATTTTTTAGGCTTTTCCAGAAAATCTTTATCCATAGTATCCCATGGGATAGATGACTGGGAGATATCATAAAGCAGATTTTGGGTAAGTATTTGTAACGGAAGCATAGGCAAGAATGGTAAAAAAGCACTTGCACCGATCATACTAAACATATTACCAAAATTACTACTGGCCGTCATTTTTATATATTTAATGATATTTCCAAAAGTTCTTCTGCCATAGATAACACCACTACGCAATACCATCAGGTCCTTTTCCAGTAATATAATATCGGCACTTTCTTTGGCAATATCGGCACCGGTATCTACAGAAATTCCTACATCTGCTTCCTTAATGGCAGCCGCATCATTAATACCGTCTCCCATAAAACCTACGGTATGGCCTTTTGATTTTAATACTTTTACAATACGTTGTTTCTGTAAGGGGCTTACTTTTGCAAAAATTGAATAAAGATCCATATTCTTGCTTAGTTCTTCATCCGAAATATGATCCAGTTCTTCACCCAGCATTATATTGTTGATAGGAATTCCTACATCGTGGCATATTTTTTTTGCCACAATATCATTGTCTCCGGTAATTACTTTTACCTCTACACCCAATTTGTGGAGTGCTTTAATACTGGGTTCCGCAGAAGGTTTTGCAGGGTCCAGAAATCCAATAAATCCGGTAAGGATAAGATTGTTTTCATCAGCAACGGAATAGTTTAGCGGGTGATTTCCTTCAAACTCCCGAATGGCAACCAGGAGTACACGAAGACCTTCAGCATTTAATTTCTCAGACATTTTGAGAATTTTTTGCTTCATAGCTTCATCCAGCGGAACAATATTGTCATTCTCAATATGCAGGCTGTGGTCGTCTCCGGGATCTAAGGCATACTTACACAGAGAAAGCATTTCTTCTACAGCTCCCTTGGAAATCATTAAGTGTTTGCCTTTGGAGGTATTCAGAACAACGGACATTCTTCTTCTTTCAAAATCAAAAGGAATTTCATCCACTTTCATATATAGCTCATCGGCTTTCATTAGATTGTGTACTTCGGCATGATCCAGAACAGCCTGATCCAAAAGGTTTTTTAGGCCTGTCTGATGGAAGCTGTTGAGGTAAGCCCATTTTAGTACTTCATCGTCATCCATTCCCCGAACGTTGAGGTGGGTTTCCAATACGATTTTATCCAATGTAAGTGTTCCGGTTTTATCCGTACATAGAATATCCATTGCGCCTATATTCTGAATGGCATTCAGTCTTTTTACAATAACTTTTTTTTTGCTCATGTTTACAGCACCTTTTGCAAGATTAGCAGTAACAATCATTGGCAGCATTTCCGGAGTAAGCCCAACAGCAACCGCAATGGCAAATAACAATGCCTGCATCCAGTCATCTTTTACAAATCCATTGATTAAGAAGATAACCGGAGTCATAATCAACATAAACCGGATAAGCAGAAAGCTTACTTTGTTAACACCGATATCGAAAGATGTTTCAGGCCGCTTGGAAACAAGATTTCGACTGATACTCCCGAAATAAGTGAAGATACCAGTATTCGCTACAACCACAGTGGCGGAGCCGCTTACTACATTAGTTCCCATAAAGCATATATTCTGAAGGCTCAGCGGGTTTTGCTCTTTGGCATTCTTGATGGCAAAAGCATTTTTCTCTACAGGAAGAGCTTCACCAGTAAGGATAGATTCACTGATAAAAAGGTCTTTACTTTTTAGTATTCTGCAGTCTGCAGGAACCATATCACCAGCAGAGAGCAAAACAATGTCCCCCGGAACAATATCGGCAATCTCTATCTCCTCGCTATCTTTAAATTTTCGTTTGGTAAGACAGCTTGTTTTTACCATTTTCTTTAAGGCTTCTGCAGCTTTATTACTCCGGAATTCCTGAATAAATCTAAGGACAGTACTGAACAGCAGCATAATGGCAATAATAATACAGGTACTGAAGTCTTTCTCTTCCGAAGGCACCAGGATCGCATCTATAAATAACGAAATAATAGCAATACATGCCAATATATAATTGAATGGATTGAAAAAGGAATGGGCAAATTGCTTTAACCATGAAGGAGCTTTCTGTGTTGCAATTTCGTTTTTACCATAAATTTTTACACGGTCTTTTACCGTATTGTCGCTAAGCCCTTCTTCTGAAGTTTCCAGCATAGCATACACCATCTTTTCATTCAGTACAGCTGCTTCTTTAAGCTTTACAAGTGCTGCTGAATTAAGATTTTTGTTTGTGGATCTTTTTAACATTGTTTCAATGCTGTTTTTTGATGTTATAAATCGTTTTCGGTACCTACAATTTCCCAGCTTACTTTAATTACTTTATCTTCTATGGTAAGTCTGCTGGCTGTTTTTTCCATAAAGCTGTCTTGTGGTACAGAAGCATGAACTTCTGCTGTGATAATAGCATTTTCGGGTGTTCCATTGTCATCGCTGGTAAGGGATTTCAGCAGAACCTTATCATTGCCGCCTAAGGATTGCATAAGAAGTACCCGTACATGGTTTTCAACCTCTGTTTTGCATTTAATGCTCAGCAGGTATTCCGTATAATGACTTCTGCTATTGATATTTTTACTAAGTGTTATTCCTAGCGGACGCAGGATTAAATGAGTGAGGATAATAAAACCACTGGTAATAGCAGCCTCAAACGGAAGTCCCATTGCACATAAAGCTCCAACCGAAGCCGAGCACCAAATGGTGGCAGCAGTATTAAGGCCTCTTACAGTAAGCCCGTCTTTCATAATGACTCCGCCACCTAAAAAACCAATGCCGCTAACGATATAAGATGCTATTCTGCCGGTAGCATCACCACCTATTCTTATAGAAAGCAGTACAAATGCTGCTGATCCAAGACATACTAATGTGTTGGTGCGGAGCCCTGCACTTTTCTGGCGCCACTGTCTTTCAAAGCCAATACTAGCTCCCAAAGCAAATGCAATAAAAAGACGAAGTGTAAATTCTAATGTATTCATAACCTTTCTGTTTTAGCATCCGGCCGGCTTACAGAAAAGTGAAGCGGCAGAATGCTTAGTTGTTGTAATAATGCGGATCGGTATCCATATCTGTTTTTCTTTGCTGCAAAGGTAGGCTGAGTACTTTGGAAAGGCCGTTAGAAAGATCTTAGAATGTAATTAGAAAACCATTAGAAAATAAATATTGTATAATTTTTCATAAATTTAGTCATTGCTTTTACAGTCATGCAGACAATACACCTTAAAAGAGTTTATGAGAAGCCTTCTCCGGAAGATGGTTACAGAGTTCTGGTGGATAGATTATGGCCACGCGGAATCTCTAAACAGAAAGCTGATATTGCTGAATGGGATAAGGATTTGGCTCCATCTACAGATCTCAGGAAATGGTTTCATCATGATCCTGCGCTCTGGAAGGATTTTTCTGCAAAATATAAAACCGAATTACTGGATAAGAATCCAGGAATCGAATTTCTGCACAGATTAGAAAACGAAGAAGTAATTACATTAGTATATGCCGCAAAAGATGAAAAACACTGTCATCCTTTGGTATTAAAAAAATATCTGGATGCTATTCTGGCAGAGAAATCTAATCAAAATAAACCACAGCCATAAATGACTGAACATATCGAAAAGATCAGGGTACTCGTTGAAAGTTTTGATGAAGAAACGATAAATGTAATGGATCAGTTAACGACTATTAAACACCTGAAGAAAGGAGAGCTTTTGCTGCAGGAGGATGAAGTTTGCCGGAAAAGTTATTTTATGGTAAACGGAATTGCCCGAAAGTTTTTTATTCTGGACAATAAAGAAGTAACAACAGAATTCTTTTTTGAAGAAGATATTGCTGTATCATTTGAAAGCCTGGTGAATCAGAAGCCCAGCAAAGAAGTTATAGAATGCCTGACAGATGTTACGGTTGAAGCGGTAGATTATAATGCTTTTTATCAAATCAGAGGACGGTATCCACAATTGATGGAATATGTAATTCTGATCACGGAATTATATGTTATCTGGCTGGAAGATCGTATTTTCGATTTTCATGCGCGCAGTGCTACAGATCGTTATCTCAACCTTTTGAAAAAATATCCGGAATACATCCATCATATCAAGCTTACCCATATCTCATCTTATCTGGGGATTTCTCTGGAAACCCTTAGCCGGATCAGAGCGAAAATATAAAATCAGATGGATACCTTATAAAACCACATAGAAACATAGGATTAATACTATAAGAGAGATTAGATATAGGAAAATAAATTTTCGCACATAAGCTATGTATGCTATATAAGTATCGAAGATACTTTTACAGGGGCTTATAAAGCTATGTATCTATGTGGTTAAAGAAATTGCTTATGCGGTTATGAATCCTGTATATAAAACCACATAGAAACATAGGATTAATATTATAAAAGAGATTAGATAATAGGAAAATAAATTTTCACATATCAGCTATGTAATCTATGTTAGTATCGAAGATACCTTTACAGGGGCTTATAAAGCTATGTATCTATGTGGTTAAAAAAAAATTGCTTTTGCGGTTATAAATTAAATCTTAAAATTTCTGGATTTTTTGACATTTGTCAAAGGCTGGTTGGGCAGTAATCGTGACTTTTGCTGCGGAATATATGCAACATGAAGAAAAGGATTATCGGATTCGATCTGGCCAGAGCTTATGCTATTTTTGGGATGTTTATTGTGAACTTTAATATTGTCTTCGGAAAAGATGATAATAGTTTCATGGGCAGGTTTCTGACCCTGTTTAGCGGACATTCCAGTACGGTTTTTGTTATGCTGGCGGGTATGGGAGTAGCATTGATGACAAATCGTACTCAGGAATACACGACGGAAGACAAAAAAAGATTAAGAGCAACAATTCTGAAGCGTGCTGCTTTCCTGTTTGTTTTTGGAGTACTTTTTTATCTGTGGTGGCCGGCGGATATTCTGCATTTATATGGTGGGTATATGAGTATAGGTGCTTTACTGGTATTCATAGATAAAAAGTACTACCTAATAGCTGCTGCTATTGCTGTAGCAGTCTTTCATTTTTTATTATTGTTTATTCCTTACGAAACAGGATGGGATTTTGGAAGTTTACAATATCTTGACTTCTGGACTGTAAAAGGTTTTCTTCGGAATACGTTCTACAATGGATGGAATCCTATATTTCCATGGTTTGCATACTTTGCTGTAGGTTTATATTTAGGGAGGCAGGACTGGACACAGAAACGAACCCAACGAAAAATGTTTGTAACAGGGCTTATACTCTTCATTTTTGTTGAGATTATCCGTTTTATAAGTGCTTATCTAAATATTAGTCCCGAGGTTATAGAGTTTATTCATGCTGATTATATCCCGCCATTTTTACCTTTTGTAATCAATACCATAAGTTTTGGAATGATGCTTATTGCTGCTTTTATGTATGTGAGTCAGTATATTTCTGATAAACAATGGGCTATAGATCTGGCTAAAACAGGACAGATGACATTCACGCATTATGTATCTCATCTTACAATTGGTCTTCTTATACTGGCTCTTTTGCGAGGTGACTACTATTCGGGAGAATTAGGCGGACAGCTTCCTTTAAAACCTTTATATATTCTGTTATTCTCTATAGGTTACTTTATCATCAGTATTTACTTCAGTATTTTTTGGAATAAGAAATTTAAACAAGGGCCATTGGAAATGCTGATGCGCAAAATTTCGAACTAAAAATAATGAAGAACGTATTTGATATACTTGAAAATTATAAAAAAATAAAATTTGATGGAAATACTTATCATCCGGAAAAAAGAGAATGGAGCGAGGCCTCAGTTTTTGAGCTTGCGCCTGTATACAGACCGTTTGCTGCTTCTGTACCGATAATTCATTACATTTGAATAGTGGAATATCCGTAATTCTGCTATGTAATAAGCCTGATTCCGAAGATATCAAAAAGGAAAAACTTCAGAAATTAGAAAATGCAGTTTTCAGCAGAAAAAGAACATTATATTCATAAATACTTTCCAATTATGCAGCTCACCATAGAAAAATATAATCCTGACTGGAAAAAACAGTTTGAAGAACTGAAACAGGAGCTGGAAGAATTAACAGCTCAGCTATATACAGATATTCAGCATATAGGAAGTACCTCCGTAGAAGGACTTTCTGCAAAGCCTGTTATCGATATTATGATAGGCGTTAATTCTGAAGATGATTTAGATAAAATTCCGCTTTTATTAGCCGGGAATCAGTATGTGTATTATGAAAAATACAATGAAGATATGCCTTACCGAAGATTTTTTGTAAAGCTAAAAGCTAAACCTTCCGAGTGGTCTTTTCCTGAACAGATTAATAAAGGAGATGAAATTCCGGAGAAGCTGCACGATCATCATTTAAGATTAGCCCATATACATGTAATATCTGTAGGCTCGGAACACTGGCTGCGTCATATTGCATTTCGGGATTACTTGCGGACACATCCTTCCGTACTAACTGAATACCAGAAGCTAAAAGAAGAGCTTGGAAAAAATGAGTGGAAGGATGGTAATGAATATAATGACGCTAAAAATGACTTTATACAAGATGAAGAACAAAAAGCAATTCGCTGGTATAAAGAAAATAATAGTGGAAATTAAACCTTGATGGGTTTTTAATATATGAGAAATTTATCACATACTTAAGTAAAAATAAAAGAATAACATCATGGATTTAAAACAAATAGCATATCAGTACGCTAAATCTAAAGTTCTGAATGATTTTATAGAATACGGCGGTGTTGCAGCAGCTATAGAAACAGGTGCCGGAAATGTTTATACTGGTGTTAGCATAGATACAGCATGTTCCATGGGGTTTTGTGCAGAACATAGTGCTGTCGCAGAAATGCTTAAACATGGTGAGCATATTATTCAGGCTGTAGTAGCTGTGGATAACGAGGGAAATGCAGTGCCTCCATGTGGGCGCTGTAGAGAACTGATGAGTCAGCTCTCTAAACAAAACCTTGAAGCTATTGTAGAAGTAAAAAACGGAATCTATAAAAGTCTTGGTGAAATACTGCCTTATGACTGGAAGGAAGATTTAGGAAGAGCATGGTAATAATTACCAGAAGATTAATAAGATAATAAAGATAGAATTAAGATGCAGGAAGTTAGAGAAATAAACTTTATAGAATTTAGTGATATATATAACCAATATCTTCTGGAAGACTTTCCGGAAGA is a window encoding:
- a CDS encoding GrpB family protein, encoding MQLTIEKYNPDWKKQFEELKQELEELTAQLYTDIQHIGSTSVEGLSAKPVIDIMIGVNSEDDLDKIPLLLAGNQYVYYEKYNEDMPYRRFFVKLKAKPSEWSFPEQINKGDEIPEKLHDHHLRLAHIHVISVGSEHWLRHIAFRDYLRTHPSVLTEYQKLKEELGKNEWKDGNEYNDAKNDFIQDEEQKAIRWYKENNSGN
- a CDS encoding efflux RND transporter periplasmic adaptor subunit; translation: MRRTVLTLALLAFIISCKDSKSDTPQDQDLIVKGDNVIVPESNPVFRKIKTETVSEQEHSDGVVSAGTIQAIPNHYAEIASPFSGRITKSFVRLGQNVSAGSPIFEILSSDYFSVQKDYTDAVNDVQLAEKNYRRQQDLVKHGVGIQKELDEAETDFKNKKTSLSNASSALKVYNSKGGGLGSPLIVRSPINGEIISNQIVNGQFLKGDADPVVIIAELSKVWITGEVKEKDIRFVNTGDHVSVKVGAYPDRNITGKVYHINEIVDEATRSVKVLIECDNPDRKLKPGMYATVNFSTTPVNSIMIPVTALMQKDSSQYVWIKTGKNQFAKRSVIAGETDQKMVRITSGLKQGDVIMTEGGIYMLDAK
- the mgtA gene encoding magnesium-translocating P-type ATPase: MLKRSTNKNLNSAALVKLKEAAVLNEKMVYAMLETSEEGLSDNTVKDRVKIYGKNEIATQKAPSWLKQFAHSFFNPFNYILACIAIISLFIDAILVPSEEKDFSTCIIIAIMLLFSTVLRFIQEFRSNKAAEALKKMVKTSCLTKRKFKDSEEIEIADIVPGDIVLLSAGDMVPADCRILKSKDLFISESILTGEALPVEKNAFAIKNAKEQNPLSLQNICFMGTNVVSGSATVVVANTGIFTYFGSISRNLVSKRPETSFDIGVNKVSFLLIRFMLIMTPVIFLINGFVKDDWMQALLFAIAVAVGLTPEMLPMIVTANLAKGAVNMSKKKVIVKRLNAIQNIGAMDILCTDKTGTLTLDKIVLETHLNVRGMDDDEVLKWAYLNSFHQTGLKNLLDQAVLDHAEVHNLMKADELYMKVDEIPFDFERRRMSVVLNTSKGKHLMISKGAVEEMLSLCKYALDPGDDHSLHIENDNIVPLDEAMKQKILKMSEKLNAEGLRVLLVAIREFEGNHPLNYSVADENNLILTGFIGFLDPAKPSAEPSIKALHKLGVEVKVITGDNDIVAKKICHDVGIPINNIMLGEELDHISDEELSKNMDLYSIFAKVSPLQKQRIVKVLKSKGHTVGFMGDGINDAAAIKEADVGISVDTGADIAKESADIILLEKDLMVLRSGVIYGRRTFGNIIKYIKMTASSNFGNMFSMIGASAFLPFLPMLPLQILTQNLLYDISQSSIPWDTMDKDFLEKPKKWDAGSIKKFMLYIGPLSSIFDYITFAVMFFIFKANTPEHQSLFQTGWFVEGLLSQTLIVHIIRTKKIPFIQSWAAAPVVALTSLIMLIGISIPFTPIAGYLKMQPLPLSYFPYLLGILTGYCILTQLVKQWFIKKFQQWL
- a CDS encoding DUF418 domain-containing protein, whose protein sequence is MKKRIIGFDLARAYAIFGMFIVNFNIVFGKDDNSFMGRFLTLFSGHSSTVFVMLAGMGVALMTNRTQEYTTEDKKRLRATILKRAAFLFVFGVLFYLWWPADILHLYGGYMSIGALLVFIDKKYYLIAAAIAVAVFHFLLLFIPYETGWDFGSLQYLDFWTVKGFLRNTFYNGWNPIFPWFAYFAVGLYLGRQDWTQKRTQRKMFVTGLILFIFVEIIRFISAYLNISPEVIEFIHADYIPPFLPFVINTISFGMMLIAAFMYVSQYISDKQWAIDLAKTGQMTFTHYVSHLTIGLLILALLRGDYYSGELGGQLPLKPLYILLFSIGYFIISIYFSIFWNKKFKQGPLEMLMRKISN
- a CDS encoding cytidine deaminase family protein, whose product is MDLKQIAYQYAKSKVLNDFIEYGGVAAAIETGAGNVYTGVSIDTACSMGFCAEHSAVAEMLKHGEHIIQAVVAVDNEGNAVPPCGRCRELMSQLSKQNLEAIVEVKNGIYKSLGEILPYDWKEDLGRAW
- a CDS encoding DUF488 domain-containing protein, giving the protein MQTIHLKRVYEKPSPEDGYRVLVDRLWPRGISKQKADIAEWDKDLAPSTDLRKWFHHDPALWKDFSAKYKTELLDKNPGIEFLHRLENEEVITLVYAAKDEKHCHPLVLKKYLDAILAEKSNQNKPQP
- a CDS encoding Crp/Fnr family transcriptional regulator codes for the protein MTEHIEKIRVLVESFDEETINVMDQLTTIKHLKKGELLLQEDEVCRKSYFMVNGIARKFFILDNKEVTTEFFFEEDIAVSFESLVNQKPSKEVIECLTDVTVEAVDYNAFYQIRGRYPQLMEYVILITELYVIWLEDRIFDFHARSATDRYLNLLKKYPEYIHHIKLTHISSYLGISLETLSRIRAKI
- a CDS encoding MgtC/SapB family protein — protein: MNTLEFTLRLFIAFALGASIGFERQWRQKSAGLRTNTLVCLGSAAFVLLSIRIGGDATGRIASYIVSGIGFLGGGVIMKDGLTVRGLNTAATIWCSASVGALCAMGLPFEAAITSGFIILTHLILRPLGITLSKNINSRSHYTEYLLSIKCKTEVENHVRVLLMQSLGGNDKVLLKSLTSDDNGTPENAIITAEVHASVPQDSFMEKTASRLTIEDKVIKVSWEIVGTENDL